In Pseudomonas poae, a single genomic region encodes these proteins:
- a CDS encoding DUF3492 domain-containing protein, which translates to MNHKEATPTADICLLLEGTWPYVRGGVSSWIHQMILGLPELTFSVMFIGGQRSAYTSRRYEIPANVLHIEEMFLEDATHPTDTRGTPRDADPQQLADLYRFLHHPDQPERELGERMLNCIAEGHMTLDDVLRSRASWETLSEGYRQHCADPSFVNYFWTLRSLQSPLLMLAEASRKMPPARVLHSISTGYAGLLGCILKHRWKCTYLLSEHGIYTKERKIDLAQATWIAESSGQALNRSLDGGSGYIRTLWVRYFERIGQLAYNSADNIIALYDGNRQRQIKDGADPARTQLIANGIDLSQWASAMETREPGIAPVVGLIGRVVPIKDVKTFLRAMRGVISAMPHAEGWIVGPEEEDPEYVSECRSLMASLGLEGRVHFLGFQRIQDILPKLGLMVLTSISEAQPLVILEAWAAGTPVISSDVGSCRELIEGGSAEDRDLGIAGKVVAIADPQATSAAILELLRSPERWKAAQASGLLRVNRYYTEALMLQRYRDLYQAAMENN; encoded by the coding sequence ATGAATCATAAGGAAGCGACACCGACGGCCGATATCTGCCTGTTGCTGGAAGGCACCTGGCCGTACGTGCGTGGCGGCGTATCGAGCTGGATTCACCAGATGATCCTCGGCCTGCCGGAACTGACCTTTTCGGTGATGTTCATCGGCGGCCAGCGCTCGGCCTATACCTCGCGGCGCTACGAGATTCCCGCGAACGTATTGCACATCGAAGAGATGTTCCTGGAGGACGCGACACACCCCACCGACACCCGCGGCACGCCGCGTGATGCCGACCCGCAACAGCTGGCCGACCTGTATCGCTTTTTGCATCACCCGGACCAGCCCGAGCGGGAGCTGGGTGAGCGCATGCTCAATTGCATCGCCGAGGGCCACATGACCCTTGATGACGTACTGCGCAGCCGCGCCAGCTGGGAAACCCTCAGCGAAGGCTACCGCCAGCACTGCGCCGACCCATCCTTCGTCAACTATTTCTGGACCCTGCGCTCGCTGCAGTCGCCTTTGCTGATGCTCGCCGAAGCCTCACGCAAGATGCCGCCAGCGCGGGTACTGCACTCCATTTCCACCGGTTACGCCGGGCTGCTGGGGTGCATCCTTAAGCATCGCTGGAAGTGCACGTACCTGCTGAGCGAACACGGCATCTACACCAAGGAGCGCAAGATCGACCTGGCCCAGGCCACGTGGATCGCCGAAAGCTCCGGCCAGGCGCTGAACCGCAGCCTCGACGGTGGCTCGGGGTATATCCGTACCCTGTGGGTGCGCTACTTCGAACGGATCGGCCAGTTGGCCTACAACAGTGCCGACAACATCATTGCCTTGTATGACGGCAACCGTCAGCGCCAGATCAAAGACGGTGCCGACCCCGCTCGCACGCAGTTGATCGCCAACGGCATCGACCTGTCGCAGTGGGCCAGCGCCATGGAAACCCGCGAGCCGGGCATCGCGCCCGTGGTTGGGTTGATCGGGCGTGTGGTGCCGATCAAAGACGTGAAGACCTTCCTGCGCGCCATGCGCGGCGTGATCAGCGCCATGCCGCACGCCGAGGGCTGGATCGTCGGCCCGGAAGAGGAAGACCCGGAATACGTCAGCGAATGCCGCAGCTTGATGGCGAGCCTTGGGCTTGAAGGCCGGGTGCACTTCCTGGGCTTTCAACGCATCCAGGACATCCTGCCGAAACTGGGCCTGATGGTGCTGACCTCGATCAGCGAGGCACAACCCCTGGTGATCCTCGAAGCCTGGGCCGCCGGTACGCCGGTCATCAGCAGCGACGTCGGCTCGTGCCGCGAATTGATCGAAGGCGGCAGCGCCGAAGACCGCGACCTGGGCATCGCAGGCAAGGTGGTGGCGATTGCTGACCCACAGGCCACATCGGCTGCCATCCTCGAACTGCTGCGCAGCCCCGAGCGCTGGAAGGCTGCACAGGCCAGCGGCTTGTTGCGGGTCAACCGTTACTACACCGAAGCCTTGATGCTGCAGCGCTATCGCGACCTGTACCAAGCAGCCATGGAGAACAATTAA
- a CDS encoding HEAT repeat domain-containing protein, translated as MISKWLFSGAVLLEAGSWASLWLDAPQLHQLLVFTFSHGLACVMLSGAVWLLLPARYRAPLPWSPLFIFSLAFFVPVIGTLGVVASIFPALYLPRKRDQQAWQAVGIPDLPFRAQAQTRTPIFADGGLQDVLRHAPNPDQRLAALLATRRMPGKDAVPILKLALGDPSDDVRLLAYSMLDKQESDINLHIQMALEQLAGVSPRAAGPVHSMLARWYWELAYLGLAQGSVLEHVLNQASEHAEQGLAAGEGGELLLLAGRIALERGENERAEALLHEAERNGLGAAQLLPFHAELAFEAGRYHEIPGLLASLPEKTRQRPPFAELVRSWNES; from the coding sequence ATGATCAGCAAGTGGCTGTTTAGCGGCGCCGTGTTGCTAGAGGCGGGCAGTTGGGCCAGTTTGTGGCTCGACGCACCGCAGTTGCACCAACTGTTGGTGTTCACCTTCAGTCACGGCCTCGCCTGCGTGATGCTCAGCGGCGCGGTCTGGCTGTTGCTGCCGGCGCGCTACCGTGCGCCGCTGCCGTGGAGCCCGTTGTTCATTTTCAGCCTGGCGTTCTTCGTGCCGGTCATCGGTACGCTGGGCGTGGTGGCGTCGATCTTCCCGGCGCTGTACCTGCCGCGCAAACGCGACCAGCAAGCCTGGCAGGCCGTTGGCATCCCAGACCTGCCGTTCCGCGCGCAGGCCCAGACCCGCACGCCGATCTTCGCCGACGGCGGTTTGCAGGATGTGCTGCGTCACGCGCCGAACCCCGATCAACGTCTGGCCGCTTTGTTGGCGACGCGACGCATGCCGGGCAAGGACGCCGTGCCTATCCTCAAGTTGGCCTTGGGTGACCCCAGCGATGACGTACGTCTCTTGGCGTACTCGATGCTCGACAAGCAGGAAAGCGACATCAACCTGCACATCCAGATGGCCCTCGAACAATTGGCCGGCGTGAGCCCGCGAGCCGCGGGCCCGGTGCACAGCATGTTGGCGCGCTGGTATTGGGAGTTGGCCTACCTGGGCCTTGCCCAAGGCAGTGTGCTTGAGCACGTTTTGAACCAAGCCAGTGAACACGCCGAGCAGGGCCTGGCGGCGGGCGAGGGCGGTGAGTTGCTGTTGCTGGCGGGCCGTATTGCCTTGGAGCGCGGTGAGAATGAGCGAGCCGAAGCCCTCTTGCACGAAGCGGAGAGAAACGGTCTAGGCGCCGCGCAATTGCTGCCCTTCCATGCCGAACTGGCCTTTGAGGCGGGTCGCTATCACGAAATCCCCGGGTTGCTCGCCAGCCTTCCGGAAAAAACCCGCCAGCGGCCACCCTTCGCTGAGTTGGTGAGGAGCTGGAATGAATCATAA
- a CDS encoding penicillin-binding protein activator LpoB: protein MQAIRNLSLALTVLFVAGCSSFTSENSPNLPRNAQWGIVPMVNYSQTPQAGERSEQILLSVLSSHGLQPRVYPTSTQGEQALMDDNERLNGALEWAREQKLDYVVAGSVEEWQYKNGLDGEPAVGISLRVLEANSGRVLWSKSGARAGWSRESLAGNAQTVIDKLVGALRFE, encoded by the coding sequence ATGCAAGCAATTCGTAACCTGAGCTTGGCTCTGACAGTACTGTTCGTCGCCGGTTGCTCAAGCTTCACCAGTGAAAACAGCCCGAACCTGCCGCGCAACGCGCAGTGGGGCATCGTGCCGATGGTCAACTATTCCCAGACCCCGCAAGCCGGTGAGCGCAGCGAGCAGATCCTGCTCAGCGTGCTCAGCAGCCACGGCCTGCAACCGCGCGTGTACCCAACCAGCACCCAGGGCGAGCAAGCGCTGATGGACGACAACGAGCGCCTGAACGGCGCCCTTGAATGGGCACGTGAGCAGAAGCTCGATTACGTGGTGGCCGGTAGCGTGGAAGAGTGGCAGTACAAGAATGGCCTGGACGGCGAGCCGGCAGTCGGCATCAGCCTGCGGGTATTGGAAGCCAACAGCGGTCGCGTGCTCTGGAGCAAAAGTGGCGCGCGCGCCGGCTGGTCCCGTGAAAGCCTGGCGGGCAATGCTCAGACGGTTATCGACAAACTTGTTGGCGCCCTTCGGTTCGAGTGA
- a CDS encoding SDR family NAD(P)-dependent oxidoreductase, which translates to MVVGRVLVTGGAGFIGSHLVDALLGKGYKIRVLDNLSTGKVTNLPMDNADLELVEGDVADSAVVERAMRDCSAVVHLAAVASVQASVDDPVATHQANFVGTLNVCQSMLKAGVVRVVFASSAATYGNNGEGTAIDEDTPKSPLTPYASDKLSSEYYLDFYRREHGLEPVIFRFFNIFGPRQDPSSPYSGVISIFTERALARKPITVFGDGEQTRDFVYVQDLVSILVQAVETNEPALGAINVGLNRATSLNDLIAELGDATGTPLNVTYQAPRQGDIRHSRANNARLLERFALPEPTSIGQGLAQLLRSL; encoded by the coding sequence ATGGTCGTTGGACGCGTTCTAGTTACAGGTGGTGCAGGTTTCATCGGTTCACATCTGGTCGATGCCTTGTTGGGCAAAGGCTACAAGATTCGCGTGCTGGATAACTTGTCCACCGGCAAGGTGACTAACCTGCCGATGGATAATGCCGACCTGGAACTGGTGGAGGGTGATGTCGCAGACAGCGCCGTCGTCGAGCGCGCCATGCGTGATTGCAGCGCAGTCGTGCACTTGGCTGCCGTCGCGTCGGTCCAGGCCTCGGTAGACGATCCGGTCGCCACCCACCAAGCCAACTTTGTCGGCACACTCAACGTTTGCCAAAGCATGTTGAAAGCCGGTGTGGTGCGTGTGGTATTTGCGTCCAGCGCTGCCACTTACGGCAACAATGGCGAAGGCACTGCCATTGATGAAGACACTCCCAAGTCCCCGCTGACGCCGTATGCCAGCGACAAGTTGTCGAGCGAGTACTACCTGGACTTCTATCGCCGCGAGCACGGCCTGGAACCGGTGATCTTCCGCTTCTTCAATATTTTTGGCCCACGCCAAGACCCTTCCTCGCCTTACTCCGGCGTGATCAGCATCTTCACCGAACGCGCACTGGCCCGTAAGCCCATCACCGTATTTGGTGACGGCGAGCAAACCCGCGACTTCGTATATGTGCAAGATTTGGTGAGCATTCTTGTCCAGGCGGTAGAGACCAACGAGCCGGCCCTAGGGGCCATCAACGTCGGGCTTAACCGCGCCACCAGCCTCAACGATCTTATCGCTGAACTGGGCGATGCCACGGGCACCCCGTTGAACGTGACCTACCAAGCGCCACGCCAAGGTGATATTCGCCATTCGCGCGCCAACAACGCCCGTTTGCTGGAACGCTTTGCTCTCCCGGAACCGACCTCCATCGGCCAGGGTCTAGCACAGCTCTTGCGTAGTTTGTAA
- a CDS encoding sigma-70 family RNA polymerase sigma factor: protein MSALDHSALHQLYSDHNSWLKGWLRVRLGNAADASDLAQDTFLRVMTARNSAPIREPRGYLSAIARSLLIDKSRRRAIEQAYLQALALRPEPVEVSPEVRLSIIEMLVSIDSLLDDLGVRTREIFLAVQLEGLNYVAAGERFGVSVTTVKNHLIRAMTQCLLLVES, encoded by the coding sequence ATGTCGGCCCTTGATCATTCAGCGCTTCATCAGTTGTACAGCGACCACAACAGTTGGCTTAAAGGCTGGCTGCGGGTACGGCTGGGGAACGCGGCGGATGCGTCTGACCTGGCGCAGGACACCTTCCTGCGTGTGATGACGGCTCGCAACAGCGCGCCGATCCGTGAGCCGCGTGGCTACCTGAGTGCGATTGCACGTTCGTTGTTGATCGATAAATCCCGCCGTCGCGCCATCGAGCAGGCTTATCTGCAGGCGCTGGCGCTGCGGCCGGAGCCGGTGGAAGTGTCGCCGGAAGTGCGTTTGTCGATCATTGAAATGCTGGTGTCCATCGACAGCCTGCTGGATGACTTGGGGGTGCGCACGCGAGAGATTTTCCTGGCGGTGCAGCTTGAGGGTTTGAACTACGTCGCCGCCGGTGAACGCTTTGGGGTGTCGGTGACCACGGTGAAGAACCATCTGATCCGCGCCATGACGCAATGCCTGTTGCTGGTCGAGAGCTGA
- a CDS encoding DUF4880 domain-containing protein: MPPSLDLKTLEAAATWYVQLNDGEADEARTHAWQAWLQACPQHAAAWGRVEALQQQWARMPQQAALSGLGAAQKQRREVLKILSMLMAVGACSWLAVEQVPYRALLAEQRTGPRERRSLRLDDGTQLELNADTSLDILFDANQRLIRLYQGEIRVQTAKDPALRPFIVTTGDGSIKALGTQFSVRQFDDHTQVGVLESAVEIRPRRQPGHVLRLESGQQVAFDRDAIQAPSALPAGSTAWVHGMLSVDDWRLGDFITELSRYRPGVLRCDPAVQGLSISGAFRIDDTDTVLENLGKSLPVKVRYVTRYWATVEPA; encoded by the coding sequence ATGCCGCCGTCCCTGGATTTAAAGACGCTTGAAGCCGCCGCCACCTGGTACGTGCAGTTGAATGACGGCGAGGCTGACGAGGCACGCACACACGCTTGGCAGGCCTGGTTGCAGGCCTGCCCACAGCACGCGGCGGCGTGGGGGCGAGTCGAAGCGCTGCAACAGCAATGGGCAAGGATGCCTCAGCAAGCCGCCCTCTCCGGCCTCGGCGCCGCCCAGAAACAACGCCGTGAGGTGTTGAAGATCCTGAGCATGCTGATGGCCGTCGGCGCGTGTTCGTGGCTGGCGGTGGAGCAGGTCCCGTACCGCGCCCTGCTGGCCGAGCAACGTACCGGCCCCCGTGAACGTCGCTCGCTGCGCCTGGATGATGGCACGCAATTGGAGCTGAACGCCGACACGTCGCTGGACATTCTTTTCGACGCCAACCAACGGCTGATCCGGCTCTATCAGGGTGAAATCCGAGTGCAAACCGCCAAGGATCCAGCCCTGCGGCCGTTCATCGTCACCACAGGCGACGGCAGCATCAAAGCGCTCGGCACGCAGTTCAGTGTTCGTCAATTCGACGATCACACCCAGGTCGGCGTGCTGGAGTCCGCGGTTGAAATACGCCCGCGCCGACAACCCGGCCACGTGCTGCGTTTGGAGAGCGGCCAGCAGGTCGCGTTCGACCGTGATGCCATCCAGGCCCCCTCGGCCTTGCCAGCAGGCTCCACCGCTTGGGTGCATGGCATGTTGAGTGTGGACGACTGGCGCCTGGGGGATTTCATTACGGAGCTCAGCCGTTATCGCCCTGGCGTGCTGCGCTGCGACCCGGCGGTGCAAGGCTTGAGCATCTCGGGCGCGTTCCGTATCGACGACACCGACACCGTGCTGGAAAACCTGGGCAAATCCCTGCCGGTGAAGGTGCGGTATGTCACCCGCTACTGGGCCACTGTCGAACCCGCGTGA